One region of Pseudoalteromonas galatheae genomic DNA includes:
- the epmA gene encoding elongation factor P--(R)-beta-lysine ligase, which produces MTVNNWQPSATIETLRQRAAILAKIRHFFAARDVMEVDTPSLSQTSVTDPHLDTFHTRFVGPNHSQGLPLFLQTSPEYAMKRLLAAGSGAIFQLCKAFRNEESGRHHNPEFTMLEWYRPGFDEFDLMAEIDELMRMLLDCPASDSMTYQQAFETYLGFDPLSVSLAELKAHANKYGYGDIAAIESNPDTLLQLLFCMEIEPKIGQQKPCFVYHFPASQAALAKLNPKDNRVAGRFELYYRNMELANGFNELTDAVEQRARFEQDNQLRAEMGLHPVPADERLLAALDAGVPDCAGVALGIDRLVMLALNKASISEVLTFDVSRA; this is translated from the coding sequence ATGACGGTGAACAATTGGCAGCCAAGTGCAACAATAGAGACGCTTAGGCAAAGGGCTGCGATTTTAGCGAAGATACGGCACTTTTTTGCTGCTCGTGATGTGATGGAAGTCGATACGCCAAGTCTTTCTCAAACCTCGGTGACTGATCCTCACTTAGATACTTTCCATACTCGATTTGTTGGCCCAAACCACAGCCAAGGCTTGCCTTTATTTTTACAAACGTCACCCGAGTATGCGATGAAAAGACTACTTGCCGCCGGCAGTGGTGCGATTTTTCAATTATGTAAAGCTTTTCGTAACGAAGAGTCAGGGCGTCATCACAATCCAGAATTTACGATGTTAGAGTGGTATCGTCCGGGCTTTGACGAGTTTGACTTAATGGCGGAAATCGATGAGCTGATGCGGATGTTATTGGATTGTCCAGCTAGTGACTCGATGACTTACCAGCAAGCCTTTGAGACATACCTTGGGTTTGACCCTTTGAGCGTGTCGCTAGCGGAATTAAAAGCGCATGCCAACAAATACGGTTATGGTGATATTGCAGCCATCGAGAGTAATCCAGATACTTTACTGCAGTTGCTATTTTGCATGGAAATTGAGCCTAAAATAGGTCAGCAAAAGCCCTGTTTTGTTTATCATTTTCCTGCATCGCAAGCTGCACTGGCAAAGCTTAACCCGAAAGACAATCGTGTTGCTGGGCGTTTTGAGCTCTATTATCGCAATATGGAGTTGGCTAACGGATTTAATGAACTGACGGATGCGGTAGAGCAAAGGGCGCGTTTTGAGCAAGATAACCAACTCAGAGCTGAGATGGGATTGCATCCGGTGCCAGCTGATGAGCGTTTACTGGCTGCACTCGACGCAGGCGTCCCCGACTGTGCTGGTGTTGCACTTGGTATCGATAGACTAGTCATGCTGGCGTTAAATAAAGCTAGCATCAGCGAAGTACTCACATTTGATGTTTCGCGGGCTTAA
- a CDS encoding methyl-accepting chemotaxis protein, producing MRIYNFLEETFFFTLTRKIVGNLGFLFLFQAISLFWLYSELSQSGANMGAFWLITIVILAAFAFTVFYMRFLIVRPVQAMKDSLERVNRQDGNLDAKLPQFTYDEFRDLSEQYNAFTTHLSALLEKTYESAAAATQSNRDITSSMQSTAKYGQQQLSQGDTIIAASDQVSHSLQSIVHNTDQVYQANTESLHFVRGSSQSLTKLVAEVKQITTLLGNFSSTVSGLKENSENIRNILKMVEEFSDQTNLLALNAAIEAARAGEAGRGFAVVADEVRALSVKVNAATRQISDFINQMNVLVGETNQESEQLISHSSSAEKAISDTSKGFISMSDDFERNQAQLEEIVSAVHQLEETQKHTHQAVQQIVELGQQSKSQIDGALAECQSAQKLTETTQKELTRFVSRR from the coding sequence ATGCGCATTTATAATTTTTTAGAAGAGACATTTTTCTTTACCTTAACTCGAAAGATTGTTGGTAACTTAGGTTTTTTATTTCTCTTTCAAGCAATTAGTTTATTTTGGCTGTATTCAGAGCTATCTCAGTCTGGCGCGAATATGGGAGCATTTTGGTTGATCACTATTGTGATCCTTGCCGCTTTTGCGTTTACCGTCTTTTATATGCGCTTTTTAATTGTGCGGCCAGTGCAGGCAATGAAAGACTCATTGGAACGTGTTAACCGCCAAGACGGTAACTTAGATGCAAAACTACCACAGTTCACTTATGACGAGTTTAGAGACTTAAGCGAGCAGTATAACGCGTTTACTACCCACCTTAGTGCTCTGTTGGAAAAAACATACGAAAGCGCCGCTGCAGCAACACAAAGCAACCGCGATATCACCAGCTCAATGCAAAGTACAGCCAAATATGGACAACAACAGCTGAGCCAAGGTGACACGATTATTGCCGCTTCCGATCAGGTCAGCCACAGTTTACAAAGTATTGTGCACAATACCGATCAGGTTTATCAGGCCAATACCGAAAGCTTGCACTTTGTTCGCGGCTCATCTCAGTCGTTAACTAAGCTCGTTGCTGAAGTAAAACAAATTACCACACTACTTGGTAATTTCTCATCGACGGTTTCAGGCCTGAAAGAAAATAGCGAGAACATTCGCAACATTCTAAAAATGGTTGAAGAGTTTTCCGACCAAACCAATTTGCTGGCGCTCAATGCAGCAATCGAAGCAGCTCGAGCAGGTGAAGCGGGGCGTGGCTTTGCAGTGGTTGCCGATGAAGTTCGTGCGCTGTCGGTCAAGGTCAATGCTGCTACTCGCCAGATCAGCGATTTTATCAACCAAATGAACGTGCTGGTCGGTGAAACCAATCAAGAATCAGAACAGTTGATTTCTCACTCAAGTTCAGCTGAGAAAGCTATTAGCGATACCTCTAAAGGTTTTATTTCGATGAGTGATGACTTTGAGCGCAATCAAGCACAATTAGAAGAGATTGTTAGTGCGGTGCACCAACTGGAAGAAACACAAAAACATACTCACCAAGCAGTGCAACAAATTGTCGAACTGGGTCAGCAATCTAAATCACAAATTGATGGCGCGTTAGCTGAATGCCAAAGTGCTCAAAAGCTCACAGAAACTACTCAAAAAGAACTTACTCGCTTTGTTTCGCGGCGTTAA
- a CDS encoding glycerophosphodiester phosphodiesterase, with product MIQVLAHRGASGSYPENTLAAIEAALHIGVDGIELDVQSCADDYAIIHDTWLDRTTNGVGRVNEQTQAYLATLDAGKGQSIPTLQQVFATIGKQTDINLELKHTFGLDKFVTYIEDHIQQGMITREQLLISSFDHHQLLWLKQKLPWVRIGALTASIPVHYAQFAESLHAYSIHMDKNFINHEYVLDAKSRGLKVFAYTVDKQQDIDMMLDFGVDGIFTNFPCQTKMYLQGIGAYATPTE from the coding sequence ATGATTCAAGTCTTAGCGCATCGTGGAGCCAGTGGCAGCTATCCAGAAAATACACTTGCTGCAATAGAAGCAGCTCTGCATATTGGCGTTGATGGTATTGAGTTGGATGTGCAAAGTTGCGCGGATGATTACGCCATTATCCATGACACTTGGCTGGACAGAACGACCAATGGCGTGGGCAGAGTCAATGAGCAAACTCAAGCCTACTTGGCCACACTTGATGCCGGTAAAGGGCAGTCAATTCCAACGCTACAACAGGTGTTTGCCACCATAGGTAAGCAGACAGATATCAATTTAGAGCTAAAACACACTTTTGGCTTAGATAAGTTTGTGACCTATATAGAAGACCATATTCAACAGGGGATGATCACAAGAGAGCAGTTACTCATCTCTTCTTTTGACCATCACCAACTATTGTGGCTGAAGCAAAAGTTACCTTGGGTGAGAATTGGCGCGTTAACGGCTTCTATTCCAGTTCATTATGCTCAATTTGCCGAATCGCTCCATGCCTACAGCATCCATATGGACAAAAACTTTATTAATCATGAATATGTACTAGACGCAAAATCTCGCGGACTAAAGGTATTTGCTTATACGGTCGATAAACAACAAGACATAGATATGATGCTAGATTTCGGGGTGGATGGTATTTTCACCAACTTTCCATGCCAAACCAAAATGTATTTACAGGGCATTGGTGCTTACGCCACCCCAACTGAGTAA
- a CDS encoding DMT family transporter yields the protein MRPQQSALLSLHSAVLLFGGTALFSKLISLSALDITVYRTAVAFVVLLLLLKIQRQPIKLIHKKDYLTALVLGVIVGLHWVTYFAGMQMAGIAVGIIAFFTYPVITVFLEPLFTRSRVQIKDFISASAVLFGIYLLVPEANLGNQVTLGIITGVFSGAFFALRNLLQKRFFSHYSGPHTMLYQTLVACLMLLAFVEVPIQQVSTENLWLILLAGAIFTAIPHALFASSLRYLSATTAGLISCLQPLYGTLLAYILLHETLTLTTLLGGLLVVSAACFETWSITRKKA from the coding sequence ATGCGCCCACAACAATCCGCTTTGCTCTCGCTCCATAGTGCCGTTTTATTATTTGGTGGAACAGCATTATTTTCAAAATTAATTTCACTCTCAGCACTGGATATCACCGTTTACCGTACCGCCGTAGCCTTTGTTGTGCTGCTACTTTTACTCAAAATACAACGGCAACCGATAAAATTAATACACAAAAAAGATTATCTAACGGCTTTAGTTCTTGGTGTCATCGTGGGCCTCCATTGGGTGACTTACTTTGCAGGCATGCAAATGGCGGGTATTGCGGTTGGGATCATTGCCTTTTTCACCTACCCAGTGATCACCGTTTTTTTAGAGCCGCTCTTCACTCGCAGCCGCGTGCAAATAAAGGACTTTATCAGTGCGAGTGCAGTGTTATTTGGTATCTATCTGTTAGTACCAGAAGCGAACCTTGGCAACCAAGTTACCTTGGGGATTATTACGGGCGTATTCTCGGGCGCGTTCTTTGCGCTGCGAAACTTGCTCCAAAAGCGCTTCTTTTCTCACTATAGCGGCCCACACACAATGCTTTACCAAACGCTTGTTGCATGCCTCATGCTGTTAGCATTTGTGGAAGTGCCAATTCAGCAAGTTTCCACAGAAAACCTCTGGTTAATCTTACTTGCAGGAGCAATATTTACGGCAATTCCACACGCCTTGTTTGCCTCCAGTCTACGTTATTTATCTGCCACCACTGCAGGATTAATTTCTTGTTTACAGCCATTGTATGGAACACTATTAGCTTATATTCTGTTACACGAGACGTTGACACTTACAACATTACTAGGCGGGTTGTTGGTAGTTAGTGCAGCCTGTTTTGAAACTTGGTCTATTACAAGGAAAAAAGCATGA
- a CDS encoding sensor histidine kinase, with the protein MSAVNIALQVVVYLSFVLLYWQSITKTGNALVMNLVLMAGLCVAGSWVTTGTSSLFGFIAFFCGFNLLPRYKVIAMFIIVVLVLLTAKYVATQQTVYFLMPALCVACGLFIFGWMSHRERVHRELQRQSEEEIKRLGAVAERERIARDLHDLLGHSLSSIALKAELASKFAAANALEQAQSEAQQVADLAREALSEVRQAVTGYHQLALDAQLHILASRLKDKGIAVTLELQAVTLDKVSEACLCFFAKEVCTNIIRHSDADKVSFTLRQTDSNVFVEIKDNGSIKSIKEGNGLVGIRTRLKECGGQLLYSTEQGGYFKAVIGDNV; encoded by the coding sequence TTGAGCGCAGTTAATATTGCGTTGCAAGTTGTTGTGTACCTTAGTTTTGTCCTGCTCTATTGGCAGAGTATTACAAAAACGGGCAATGCGTTGGTGATGAATTTAGTGCTGATGGCAGGGCTTTGTGTTGCAGGTAGTTGGGTGACGACCGGGACGAGTTCATTATTTGGCTTTATTGCTTTTTTTTGCGGTTTTAATTTGCTCCCTCGCTATAAAGTCATTGCGATGTTTATCATTGTCGTTCTGGTGTTACTGACTGCCAAATATGTTGCCACACAGCAAACGGTTTACTTTTTGATGCCTGCCTTATGTGTGGCATGCGGACTCTTTATTTTTGGTTGGATGTCTCACCGAGAACGGGTTCACCGTGAGTTACAGCGTCAAAGCGAAGAGGAAATTAAACGTTTGGGGGCCGTCGCTGAGCGAGAGCGTATTGCGCGCGACCTACATGATTTACTCGGCCATTCGCTTAGCTCAATAGCGTTGAAAGCAGAGTTGGCGAGCAAATTTGCCGCTGCAAATGCACTAGAGCAAGCGCAATCAGAAGCGCAGCAGGTTGCAGACTTAGCGAGAGAAGCACTAAGCGAAGTGCGCCAAGCGGTCACCGGCTACCATCAGCTAGCGCTTGATGCTCAGCTGCACATTTTGGCATCGAGGCTAAAAGATAAGGGCATTGCAGTAACGCTTGAATTGCAGGCGGTCACTTTAGATAAAGTAAGCGAAGCCTGCTTGTGCTTTTTTGCTAAAGAAGTATGCACTAATATTATTCGCCACAGCGACGCCGATAAGGTTAGTTTCACACTAAGGCAAACTGATAGTAATGTCTTTGTGGAAATTAAAGATAATGGCTCTATAAAGTCCATAAAAGAAGGGAATGGCTTAGTGGGTATTCGTACCCGATTGAAAGAATGCGGTGGTCAGTTATTGTATAGCACGGAACAAGGCGGATATTTTAAGGCGGTAATAGGGGATAACGTATGA
- a CDS encoding response regulator transcription factor gives MIRVFIVEDQALVRGAIAALLNLDRDIEVVGEAENGEIAKAELAKLTPDIVLTDIEMPQVTGLELAQHLQQKMPDTKVVIMTTFSKAGYIRRAIALGVNGFVLKEAPSEYLLSTLKKVMKGQKVIDPELALYALEDADPLTDKERKALRLASEGLKTAEIAGRLFLSEGTVRNYLSDAIAKLHATNRVDAARIAKQKGWL, from the coding sequence ATGATCAGAGTGTTTATTGTTGAAGATCAAGCATTAGTTAGGGGAGCAATAGCAGCATTACTAAATCTAGATAGAGACATTGAAGTGGTAGGTGAAGCTGAGAATGGTGAAATTGCAAAAGCAGAGTTAGCTAAGTTAACGCCTGATATCGTGCTAACGGATATTGAAATGCCACAAGTTACTGGTCTTGAGCTTGCTCAGCACTTACAACAAAAAATGCCAGACACAAAAGTGGTTATCATGACGACCTTTTCTAAGGCGGGCTATATTCGTCGTGCGATCGCCTTAGGAGTAAATGGCTTTGTATTAAAAGAAGCCCCAAGTGAGTACTTGCTATCAACGCTGAAAAAGGTAATGAAAGGACAAAAGGTCATTGACCCTGAGCTTGCTTTATATGCGCTTGAAGACGCAGACCCACTTACTGATAAAGAGCGTAAGGCGCTACGTTTGGCGAGCGAAGGGTTGAAAACAGCCGAAATTGCAGGGCGGCTATTTTTGAGTGAGGGTACGGTAAGGAACTATTTATCCGACGCCATCGCGAAATTACATGCGACAAATCGAGTAGATGCAGCTAGGATTGCTAAGCAAAAAGGATGGCTGTAA
- a CDS encoding ATP-binding protein yields MMDPKVLIQVTAITTVICSVFMAVNWCINKALPGTRDWLIFIVLTAIGCGLLAAYSLPITVSIFIPNLTIAFGLFYLARGVDAFFSVKSSYMPWYILATLGIPSFTYFLYVDFNFIARVAINYLVWAMAMIYCLRALNKGQKLLSKEFNVAHWAFGLSCLSLLAVFTFRVVMLGGYSVTDSLVSANWVNQFFAVTVSTMPLLLCFSLCLLCSGRREKELYLLKTAAEHSAQVKGQFLTLLSHELRTPLNAIVGHAESLKKVPREPNRHAELCDVIVHAAMSMSDLANQVLLQAKGEYAAQNRVPVSLYSLSQELIRLLQPLALAKGLNLRVEVKGLYPQDVHVIEQDTLSLVLRNLLSNAIKYTDKGVITLILEGTSRDEDKQTIRFAIKDTGKGLTEGQMEKIFEPFVTLNNEQSISQSAGFGLALCKQLLQGLDSELNVDSKLGTGTVFSFELDCQCSDSPLQSTEFNTEKLALNVLVVEDNAMNIDVISTYLNDMVSEFSIAKCLAEAEVALLEHNFDIVLLDMRLPDGNGLEWFKEGFNEIGFTSSVKVVALTGDGDPELKRRCLRAGMQDCLTKPVLPSRLYASLECATVKTTSRLECKTLIDQSRFMDLANRESSGVLATKLMYLADRFEYEIAQIKGLTELNVTDLAIDKLAYIENEALELGMVNFAELVQAATVQLSYSEEQVDWDALALLARRSVERLLELHAQISTLESVSNPVVNLSA; encoded by the coding sequence ATGATGGATCCAAAAGTGCTTATTCAAGTTACCGCAATAACGACTGTGATTTGCTCAGTCTTTATGGCAGTGAATTGGTGTATTAATAAAGCTCTTCCCGGTACGCGAGATTGGCTTATTTTCATTGTGCTCACTGCAATTGGCTGTGGTTTATTAGCTGCATATTCACTTCCCATTACGGTCTCTATTTTTATTCCAAACCTTACCATTGCATTTGGGCTTTTTTATCTGGCTCGTGGTGTTGACGCGTTTTTTAGTGTGAAAAGCAGTTATATGCCCTGGTATATACTAGCCACACTAGGCATTCCAAGTTTTACTTACTTTTTGTACGTAGATTTTAATTTTATAGCTCGCGTTGCGATTAACTATTTAGTTTGGGCGATGGCGATGATTTACTGTCTACGGGCATTAAATAAAGGCCAAAAATTATTATCGAAGGAATTTAATGTGGCACATTGGGCGTTTGGCCTATCGTGCTTGAGCTTACTGGCGGTATTTACTTTTAGAGTGGTCATGCTTGGTGGCTATTCAGTGACAGATAGTCTTGTTTCAGCAAATTGGGTTAACCAGTTCTTTGCTGTTACTGTTAGTACGATGCCACTGCTGCTGTGTTTCTCTTTATGCTTACTATGTAGTGGTCGACGTGAAAAAGAACTATACCTATTAAAAACTGCTGCTGAGCACTCAGCACAAGTCAAGGGACAATTTTTAACGTTATTAAGTCACGAATTAAGAACACCACTAAATGCCATTGTGGGTCATGCTGAATCGCTGAAAAAAGTACCGCGAGAGCCAAATCGTCATGCTGAATTATGCGATGTTATCGTCCATGCTGCGATGTCGATGTCAGATTTAGCTAATCAGGTATTGCTGCAAGCAAAAGGGGAGTATGCTGCGCAAAATCGCGTACCTGTTTCGCTTTATAGTCTCTCGCAAGAGTTAATCCGCCTCTTACAGCCGCTGGCGTTGGCTAAAGGATTGAACTTAAGGGTGGAGGTTAAAGGTCTGTATCCGCAAGATGTACATGTTATTGAGCAAGATACACTGTCTTTAGTACTCAGAAATCTGCTTTCGAACGCGATTAAGTATACAGATAAAGGTGTCATTACACTGATCCTAGAAGGAACAAGTCGTGATGAGGATAAGCAAACAATTCGCTTTGCTATCAAAGATACAGGTAAAGGGCTGACTGAAGGACAAATGGAAAAGATCTTCGAACCTTTTGTGACGTTAAACAATGAGCAATCCATCTCGCAAAGTGCTGGGTTTGGGTTGGCATTATGCAAGCAGCTATTGCAAGGGCTAGATTCTGAACTTAACGTCGACAGCAAGCTTGGTACCGGCACTGTGTTTAGCTTTGAGCTAGATTGTCAGTGTAGTGATTCACCGTTACAGAGCACAGAGTTTAATACAGAGAAGCTGGCGCTCAATGTGCTTGTTGTTGAAGATAACGCCATGAATATTGATGTGATCAGTACCTATTTAAACGATATGGTGAGTGAGTTCTCTATTGCTAAGTGCTTAGCAGAAGCCGAAGTTGCGCTATTAGAACATAATTTCGATATTGTTCTGCTGGATATGCGCTTACCTGATGGTAATGGCCTTGAGTGGTTTAAAGAGGGATTCAACGAAATTGGTTTTACCTCAAGCGTAAAGGTTGTAGCGTTAACGGGTGATGGCGATCCTGAATTGAAAAGACGATGCCTCCGGGCTGGCATGCAGGACTGCTTAACTAAGCCGGTCTTGCCGAGCCGTTTATATGCATCACTTGAATGTGCGACTGTAAAAACAACATCGCGTTTAGAATGTAAAACGTTAATTGATCAGTCAAGATTTATGGACCTTGCGAACCGGGAAAGCTCAGGTGTGTTGGCAACGAAGTTAATGTATTTAGCAGACAGGTTTGAATATGAGATTGCGCAAATTAAAGGACTCACAGAGTTAAATGTAACAGATTTAGCCATTGATAAACTAGCCTACATTGAAAACGAAGCGCTGGAGCTTGGCATGGTGAATTTTGCAGAGCTTGTTCAAGCAGCAACAGTACAGCTGAGTTACTCTGAAGAGCAAGTCGATTGGGACGCACTTGCGCTGCTTGCTAGACGCTCGGTTGAGCGTTTATTAGAGCTTCACGCTCAAATTTCAACATTGGAGTCAGTATCAAATCCAGTGGTTAATCTATCTGCATAA
- the rnr gene encoding ribonuclease R, with protein sequence MPKQDPYLDREQQKYDNPVPSREFILEHIKSAAKPPSFSQLCNDLKVQDEERQIALKRRLRAMERDGQLHFNKFKCYTIPSEDGLVKGRVVGHRDGFGFLEVEGEPKDWFITKYQMERVLHGDWVLAKAGSRGSGGKVEARIVRVLEKERAPVVGRYFVEFGMAVVVPEDPRITQDIIIVPGQENGARHNQMVQVEITQSPSKQMNAMGKVLEVLGDHMAPGMEIEVALRNHDIPHEWPSEVEAQVANLGEFVEESAKQGRVDLRDLPLVTIDGEDARDFDDAVYCERKKSGGWRLWVAIADVSHYVGKGTALDKEAIERGNSVYFPEQVVPMLPKVLSNGLCSLNPKVDRLCMVAEMTVSEAGRLSGYRFYEAVMNSHARLTYTKVHAILQGDEKLRADYQPLVPHLSELHNMYMALKAARQERGAIEFETLETRFVFNAHRKIDSIVPVVRNDAHKLIEECMILANVSAAKLLEKHEAHSLYRVHDEPDPERLSQFRQFLQDLGIESQLPNDPSPEELTQAIESLGDRPEKELIQTMLLRSMKQAVYQPENIGHFGLALKAYAHFTSPIRRYPDLVVHRAIKGILQQQQQPVNGAYIYNEDEVKQLGEQCSMTERRADDATREVADWLKCEFMQDHVGDEFTGVISSVTNFGLFVRLDDLQIDGMIHVSNLGHEYFHFDGAKQCLIVEHSRTVFRLGDKLTVVVASVSLDDRRINLALAEEGLSDRYSRRRKSPKSTASSVREQLKTGKIPGAKRRDGETSGRDKDNKGDDKAKKRKRTTPKGELKQAKKAGTLKSKKKSASKKAKAAKGKAKRPGKNERNRSKKAQ encoded by the coding sequence ATGCCAAAACAGGATCCCTATCTCGATAGAGAACAGCAAAAATACGACAATCCAGTACCTAGTCGCGAATTTATCTTAGAACACATTAAAAGCGCGGCCAAACCACCTTCTTTCTCTCAATTGTGTAACGATTTAAAAGTGCAAGACGAAGAACGTCAAATTGCGCTTAAACGCCGCTTGCGCGCAATGGAGCGAGACGGTCAACTGCACTTCAATAAATTTAAGTGTTACACCATTCCAAGTGAAGATGGTCTAGTCAAAGGCCGCGTTGTTGGACACCGTGACGGCTTTGGCTTTTTAGAAGTCGAAGGCGAACCCAAAGATTGGTTTATCACTAAATATCAAATGGAGCGCGTGCTACATGGCGATTGGGTGTTAGCAAAGGCTGGCAGCCGAGGCTCAGGTGGTAAGGTGGAAGCGCGCATTGTGCGGGTACTTGAAAAAGAGCGTGCGCCAGTCGTCGGTCGTTATTTTGTTGAGTTTGGCATGGCAGTCGTGGTGCCAGAAGATCCTCGCATTACTCAAGATATCATCATCGTACCTGGCCAAGAAAATGGTGCTCGCCATAATCAAATGGTGCAGGTAGAGATCACTCAAAGCCCTAGCAAACAAATGAATGCAATGGGTAAAGTACTTGAGGTGCTCGGCGATCATATGGCACCGGGTATGGAAATTGAGGTGGCACTTCGCAATCATGACATTCCTCATGAGTGGCCAAGTGAAGTAGAAGCACAAGTTGCAAATCTTGGTGAGTTTGTTGAAGAGTCTGCCAAACAAGGCCGCGTTGACCTGCGTGATTTACCGTTAGTGACCATAGATGGTGAAGACGCCCGTGACTTTGATGACGCCGTGTATTGTGAGCGTAAAAAGTCAGGTGGTTGGCGTTTATGGGTTGCTATTGCAGATGTGTCTCATTATGTAGGCAAAGGCACTGCGCTTGACAAAGAAGCGATTGAACGTGGTAACTCGGTGTACTTCCCTGAACAAGTTGTGCCAATGCTGCCTAAAGTGCTATCGAACGGTTTATGCTCATTGAATCCTAAGGTAGATCGCTTGTGTATGGTTGCGGAAATGACCGTGTCCGAAGCGGGTCGTTTGTCTGGCTACCGTTTTTACGAAGCCGTGATGAACTCTCACGCTCGTCTTACTTACACCAAAGTCCATGCGATTTTACAAGGTGACGAAAAGCTCAGAGCCGATTATCAGCCTCTTGTGCCTCATCTTAGTGAGCTCCATAACATGTATATGGCGCTGAAGGCTGCAAGGCAGGAGCGTGGCGCGATTGAGTTTGAAACTTTAGAAACGCGCTTTGTATTTAATGCCCATCGGAAGATTGACTCTATTGTGCCTGTGGTTCGTAACGACGCTCACAAGCTGATTGAAGAGTGTATGATCTTGGCGAACGTGTCAGCAGCAAAATTATTGGAAAAACACGAAGCCCATAGCTTGTACCGTGTTCATGATGAGCCAGATCCTGAAAGGTTGAGCCAATTTAGACAATTCTTGCAAGACTTGGGTATCGAAAGCCAACTGCCCAATGACCCTTCGCCTGAGGAGTTGACGCAAGCGATCGAGTCACTGGGTGACCGCCCTGAAAAAGAATTGATCCAAACCATGCTACTGCGCTCAATGAAGCAAGCGGTATATCAGCCAGAAAATATTGGCCACTTTGGTTTGGCCTTAAAAGCGTATGCACACTTTACCTCACCAATTCGCCGCTATCCGGATCTGGTGGTACACCGTGCTATCAAAGGTATTTTGCAACAACAGCAACAGCCAGTGAATGGCGCTTACATCTACAATGAAGATGAAGTAAAACAACTGGGTGAGCAGTGCTCAATGACAGAGCGCCGCGCTGATGACGCCACTCGTGAAGTTGCTGATTGGCTTAAATGTGAATTTATGCAAGATCATGTTGGCGATGAATTTACCGGTGTGATCTCATCGGTCACCAACTTTGGATTATTTGTGAGGTTGGACGACCTGCAGATTGACGGGATGATCCATGTTAGCAATTTAGGGCATGAGTACTTCCACTTTGATGGTGCAAAGCAATGTTTGATTGTCGAGCATAGTCGTACGGTGTTTAGACTCGGCGATAAACTTACCGTTGTGGTTGCTTCAGTTAGCTTGGACGATCGCCGCATCAACTTAGCTTTGGCTGAAGAAGGTCTTTCAGATCGCTATTCAAGGCGTCGAAAATCGCCGAAAAGCACAGCAAGTAGTGTTCGTGAGCAGCTAAAAACGGGTAAAATCCCAGGAGCTAAGCGCCGTGACGGTGAAACGTCTGGTCGCGATAAAGATAATAAAGGCGATGACAAAGCCAAAAAGCGCAAAAGAACGACCCCTAAAGGGGAGCTCAAACAGGCGAAAAAGGCAGGCACGCTGAAGTCGAAGAAGAAATCGGCGAGTAAAAAAGCCAAAGCGGCAAAGGGCAAAGCAAAACGCCCAGGTAAAAATGAAAGAAATCGCAGCAAAAAAGCGCAATAG
- the rlmB gene encoding 23S rRNA (guanosine(2251)-2'-O)-methyltransferase RlmB: MSNELIFGFHSIEAILNNAPERFLEIYALKGREDKRLNQVVNDARKFGISVQFMQRKALDNKANGEQHQGIIANVKAARAYNEKDLDEIIQRETTPFFLVLDGVTDPHNLGACLRSADAAGVHGVIVPKDKSAKLNGTARKVACGAAETVPLIQVTNLARTLRDIKEAGVWVVGTAGETDTAVFDANLTGPMAIVMGAEGDGMRRLTREHCDELVKIPMVGSVSSLNVSVATGVCLFEVLRQRSAL; the protein is encoded by the coding sequence GTGAGTAACGAATTAATTTTTGGCTTTCATTCAATCGAAGCCATTTTGAATAACGCGCCGGAGCGCTTTTTAGAAATTTATGCACTAAAGGGACGTGAAGATAAGCGTTTGAATCAAGTCGTAAACGATGCCCGAAAGTTTGGTATTTCAGTGCAGTTTATGCAGCGTAAAGCGCTTGATAACAAAGCGAATGGTGAGCAACATCAGGGCATTATTGCCAATGTTAAAGCGGCGCGCGCATACAATGAAAAAGATCTTGATGAGATCATTCAAAGAGAAACCACACCATTTTTCTTGGTACTTGATGGGGTAACGGATCCTCATAACTTAGGTGCATGTCTGCGCAGTGCTGATGCAGCAGGTGTACATGGTGTGATCGTACCAAAGGATAAGTCTGCAAAGCTGAATGGCACTGCAAGAAAAGTAGCGTGTGGCGCTGCAGAAACGGTTCCGCTTATCCAAGTAACCAACCTTGCTCGCACATTGCGTGATATTAAAGAAGCCGGCGTGTGGGTTGTGGGTACGGCAGGTGAAACCGATACAGCTGTTTTTGATGCAAACCTGACTGGGCCTATGGCCATTGTAATGGGCGCTGAAGGTGATGGCATGCGCCGTTTAACTCGAGAGCATTGCGATGAACTGGTTAAGATCCCGATGGTAGGTAGCGTGTCTAGCTTAAATGTATCGGTTGCGACCGGTGTATGTCTATTTGAAGTGTTAAGACAGCGCTCAGCACTTTAA